TCAAGCCGGGGCGAAGGAACAGCCGTCAGAAGGGAAGAAGTGTCTCTCCACAGAGCTTGTCACAAGTGCAAAAAAAGGAGCCTGACGGACCATGAATATTATCCTCGGGGCAACAGGACAGACAGGCTCGCCGGTAATTGAAGAACTGCGCAGGGCAGGCCATCCGGCTGTTGCTGTTGCAGGAAACAGCAATAAAACGATACAGGCAGGCGACATTCCTGTCAGATATGCGGATTTCATGAACCCGGGCGCCGTCGATTTCTATGACCTGCCCGTTCCTGGCGATCTCGGGAAGGGGAGTTGGCCTTTTCCAGAGATAATGGCCTACCGGCGGCGGCCTTTTTCCATAAGGTCATTGGGGCCGCAGGTGGCATACTTGAGACCGGTGAAAGTGGGATCGGCAGGCTTCGTCTCCGAATCCTTCCAGATCCAGCAGTTGTAGCTCTTAGCATTCTGGCAGGAGTCCCAGCTCAAGGTCCTGTGAGGATCCACGTCGGTTGCATCATTGTCCGGCTTGGGGTTCTGGGGCGCCGCCGGCCCCGGAGGCTGATCGGCGGGGTATATCTGGTCCACCATCTCGCCCACGACCGTCATCTCATCGGGTATCCCGTCAGGAAGGGAATACCAGCCATCGGATCCTCCCCCCCACCCCATGTTCAGGTGGAACTTCTCCTCTTCGGAGTCGTAGCCGTCGCAGAGGTAGGTGTGACCCCCGCCGCTTGATTCGGGCTCATTCGAGCCAAGTATGACGGGACGCTTTTTGCCGATGTTCTCGATAATATCCACCGTTGAGAACCTGGTCTTGTCGTCGAACTCGGTGAGGCGGGCGCGCCCGTACCCGCATCGCGTTTCCAGCGCCTTGGCCGCATCTGACACCCAGGCCGCCGAGCCTTCGGCGCCGGATGTGTAATCCATATGCATGAGGACGCCGCAGGCGAAGCTTAAGACGGCCTTCACTTCGTCGCTGGGGCTCCCGCCGTTGTAACTGATATGGCTGAAACTGGCATCAAGGGCGTCCACATCTATCTTCTTTGTTTTTGTCACATAGTCGTCGGCCGCGGTGAAGGTAAGGGTCGTGGGCACCTCCCAGAAATTCAGAATCTGGGCCATGGCCGTAGCCGTGCAGCCCACGTAGGAGTTCTTTCCTCCGTCTTCCGGGCAGTCATTATTGTAAGGGGGGTTCTGGCTCCAGGTGGTAAACTCCATAAGGTGCGCAGGCTCGTCATCCCTTGCCGCGGCGCGGCGCAGCGCCTTGCCTTCCAGAGCGAGGCGCCAGAGGATCAGGTTCTTCTGCCCGCGGGCCCTGGTGGAAAAGGCCGCCTCCCTGGCCGATGCGAGGCGTATGGCGAGATCATGCCTTACAAGGGCAAGGAGCCCGTTTTCCGGGCCTTCTTTGAAGGGGAAAGCGCTCCTGAGGGAATAGGCGAGGACGGGAGGCACAAGGGCGCTTTTTACCGAGGGCACCACCACGTAGCCGCAGGGCTGGAGGGGGACTCCCCATGCAAGAAGGACCCTGCCGGACTGATCATAGATCTCGCGGGGAACGCCGGCCTCGTTTTCTGACCTGCCACGGGTCAGAAGGAACGACGATGCCACTGTCCAGGCCTCATGACGCGAGATTCCGCCCTTCAATGCCAGAGGGACAGGCTTGCCGGCCTGGCTTGTCGTGAAGGACCACTGGGGGCCTTCCGTTTTCCTGCCGGACTCGTCCACGGCTTCCACCTGCCAGCGATAGGTGATCCCTTCGTCAAGCCAGGCTTTTTCGCTGGAAGCCATCACGAAATCCAGGTCCCGCTGATCCCTGTCGGCAAGGGTCACCACCTCGCTCCCGGCGATGTAGCCGTCTTTTAACGCCCTTACCGTGTAAGTCCCCGCGGAGAGAGAGTCGAAGCGGTAGAATCCCGAGGAATCGGTCGTCGCCGCGTCCGCGCCGGCCGTCACCGAGACGCCCTCTATGGGAGCCCTGGTGTCATTGTCGGTGACCGTGCCCTGCAGAATGGCGCCATTCTGTGAGGCAAGAGGGGTCATCGCGATGTTTTCCGTTTTTGTCTCGTCGCCGCCTATGGTCACCGACACCGAATAGGTGTGATAGCCGTCCTTGCTTGCCGAAAGCGAGAGCTGCCCTGTCGCCGTTCCTTCGAATCGGTATGCGCCGGTGCTGTCGGTGACTCTTTCCGCCCTTCCCGTTGATACTGTCACGTCGCTGAGGGGTGCTTTTGTCACGCTGTCGGTCACCGTTCCGAGAAGGAGGCCGCTCCCGGCGGCACTTCTCTTCGTGAGGGCCGCATCCTGCGTCACCGTCCCTCCCGCCGTCACCGTGAGGGTCCGGCTATAGTCCTGGTAGCCGGAGCGGGATGCCTTGAAGGTGTAGGAGCCGGCGGAGAGGTTCTCCACCCTGTAGGCTCCCGAGCTTCCCGTCACGGCGCTGGAAGCGCCGATGGTAACCGTCACGTCAGAGAGCGCCTGCTTTGTGGCGCTGTCGGTCACCGTTCCCGTAACCACCGATGCGGTGGCGGAACTGTCGCTTCCATGGAAGACTGCCGCACTCCCTGAATCGCTGCTCCCGCCGCAGCCAGAAAAGATAACGATCACCAGGAGAAGGGCAAGAAGCTTATAAACGGGCCTGCAGTGTGTCATATGGCTCTCCTTTTTCTCATTGCACGATGGGCTTTGATATAACGGCACCGCTCACGCTTCCCGCATGAATGTGCCGCATACTATGTCCGGCCGAAGATATCTTCATTTTCCGGCTGTCCAAGTCCTTCAATATCGCTCTCTCTGAAATATCCGCCACGCCGTATGGTGCTTACTCCATTCACTTTCGTCCTGGCGAAGATATTCTTCTCTCTTGTCATTGATGGTTCCCGTGACGGGCTTCTCGCGCTCTGTAAATCCTCTTTTCTGGGGAAGATTCTCTCCGAGGACATATTTTCTCACGGTGTTCCTGGAAATACTGAGGATTTTTGCAATCTTTCTGATGGCAAGGTCTTGCACAATATACATTTTCCTGATAAGCTCATATGATCCACTCTGATCACCTCTTTTCCTCCTGTCACTACAGTATGAGCAACCATAGTATGCAGGAAATCCGGGAAGTCAGTGCGGATCACTTTGTAATTGCCGAAACCCCGGCTCGTGGATCACTTTTAGTTTACCGCTTTATAAGCGGGTGAGTAAGGAGAGGATGGGTAGAGAAAAAATCAGGAAAATGCAGGAAGGGGAGTTGACCTTTTACAGAGATAGCCCTCCCTGTGGGCGATCCCGCTCTCCCGCGGCAGGGGAATGGCCGAGCTGGGGGAGCTCGCCGAAGCCCTGGGCGGGGAGCCCTCCGGCGGGATTGTGGAGTATGATGACTGCCTGATCGTGGATGGCCTGCGCCTCGAGAAGGGAAAGAAATAGCCTGTCTCTTATACTTTTTTTGCAGCCCCTGTGCTTGCAGGCTGCGAAGGGGGAGCCTCATCGTTTTTCCCCGGTTATCCACACTATTGCTGCAGCAATTTGGAAAGCTGCAGATTGTAATGCTCTTGAGCATAAGCATCACCGCCGGGTATAATCCAGTGAAGAGATCTCCTCCCTCAGGCATATGCGGCTCACAAGAAGCCTGTAGCGGCCGGTATTGTGAGAAATTCGACAGAAAAGCAAAGTCCTCTCACTTATATTCCCTCAGCAGGAATCACCTCCCGGTCCGTAAAAAAGAGGAGAGGGCACACGCTCCCTTCACGAAGGCTCCCTGATTTCAGGACAAAGAGCCTGTAATGAAGAGCACTGCGGGATGCCCGGCGCCGGGACCTCGCACAGGCGCCTGATAATACAGAGGTGAGCCTATGGCGCAGCTACTTCCCGACGGCACCGTCGTAAACGGCAGATACAAGGTTCTCAGGTTCCTCGGAGAGGGGGGGATGAACAGGGTCTATCTCGTGGAGGGCCCTCAGGGAATTACCTTCGCGATGAAGGTGACGAAAAGCGGCCAGGAGACAGGAGCGCCGGGCAGCGAGACCACGGATAAGTTTTACAGGGAAGTGGAGATCCTGACGAGGTTCCCCCATCACATGCTCCCTGCTCTTGAAGATTACTTCGTGTCGGGCGGTCTGTTCTTCCTGATCGAGGAGTATATAGAGGGGTCATCCCTCGAGGAGTATCTTGAAAACTCCCTTCTCAGTGAGGACGAGGCCATCGGGCTCGCCCTCAGGCTCTGTGATGCCCTTGCATTCCTCCACGGGCACGGCATCATATTTCGGGATCTGAAGCCTGCCAACCTGGTGGTCATGGCATCAGGGGAGCTCAAGCTCATCGACTTCGACATCGCCCGCTTCTTCAAAGAGGGAAAGGCCGCCGACACAATAGCCCTGGGAACCCCCGGCTATGCCGCCCCCGAGACCTATGGAAAATCCCAGAGCGATGCCCGCTCCGACATCTATTCCCTGGGAGCCACCCTCCACCACCTCATCACCGGCATCGATCCCCAGGACAGCCCCTTTCAGTTCGAGGCCGCCCACAGAGTCAGGAGCGACATCTCGCCGGGCTTCGGAGAGGTGATTCAGAGGGCCCTGAGACTGAATCCCTTTGAGCGCTTCCAGTCGGCTGCTTCCATGAAAAAGGCGCTCCTGAGGCTCCGCCCCTCATCCAGCACCGCCCCCTCCTCACTCGAAGGGCTCCTGGCGGCAGCGGCCACGTGGGTATCGCGAATCGGGCAATGGGGCCAGTCCGCCGTCGAGAAGCTCAACCTCTCCCAGATGCTCCCCCGCCTGATGGAGGCGGTCCGGGAGGGGGACATCGCCGAGGCGAAGCGGCTCATCGAGGCCGGATGCCCCGTCGATGGCTGCGACAGTTTTCAGCGCACTCCCCTTCACGCCGCCATCGAGGGGGGTGACAGGCCCATGGTGGAGCTCCTTCTCAACAAGGGCGCACGGCTCAGCCTCAGGAGCAGCGGGGGGCTGACGCCGAGAGACCAGGCATTCCTCTCAGGAAAGCCTGACATAGAAAAAATCCTGAGAGACAGGCAGGCCCCTCTCAATATCTACGATGAGTCGGGGATGATGAAGGTCCATAAGCTCGTGACCGAGGGGGACTACAGGATAATGAGCCTCCTGCCCGAGCTCGGCCTGTTCATCAATACCCGCGATGAGCAGGGCCGCACCCCTCTTCATTACGCGGTGCTGAACAACCGCTACGGCCTCGTGACAGGCCTGATACTCAGCGGGGCGACACTTGACCTGCAGGACCACGAGGGAGCCACCCCCCTCCACCTGCTCCAGAGCGTCCAGATGCT
The Candidatus Eremiobacterota bacterium genome window above contains:
- a CDS encoding carboxypeptidase regulatory-like domain-containing protein, translated to MTHCRPVYKLLALLLVIVIFSGCGGSSDSGSAAVFHGSDSSATASVVTGTVTDSATKQALSDVTVTIGASSAVTGSSGAYRVENLSAGSYTFKASRSGYQDYSRTLTVTAGGTVTQDAALTKRSAAGSGLLLGTVTDSVTKAPLSDVTVSTGRAERVTDSTGAYRFEGTATGQLSLSASKDGYHTYSVSVTIGGDETKTENIAMTPLASQNGAILQGTVTDNDTRAPIEGVSVTAGADAATTDSSGFYRFDSLSAGTYTVRALKDGYIAGSEVVTLADRDQRDLDFVMASSEKAWLDEGITYRWQVEAVDESGRKTEGPQWSFTTSQAGKPVPLALKGGISRHEAWTVASSFLLTRGRSENEAGVPREIYDQSGRVLLAWGVPLQPCGYVVVPSVKSALVPPVLAYSLRSAFPFKEGPENGLLALVRHDLAIRLASAREAAFSTRARGQKNLILWRLALEGKALRRAAARDDEPAHLMEFTTWSQNPPYNNDCPEDGGKNSYVGCTATAMAQILNFWEVPTTLTFTAADDYVTKTKKIDVDALDASFSHISYNGGSPSDEVKAVLSFACGVLMHMDYTSGAEGSAAWVSDAAKALETRCGYGRARLTEFDDKTRFSTVDIIENIGKKRPVILGSNEPESSGGGHTYLCDGYDSEEEKFHLNMGWGGGSDGWYSLPDGIPDEMTVVGEMVDQIYPADQPPGPAAPQNPKPDNDATDVDPHRTLSWDSCQNAKSYNCWIWKDSETKPADPTFTGLKYATCGPNDLMEKGRRR
- a CDS encoding ankyrin repeat domain-containing protein produces the protein MAQLLPDGTVVNGRYKVLRFLGEGGMNRVYLVEGPQGITFAMKVTKSGQETGAPGSETTDKFYREVEILTRFPHHMLPALEDYFVSGGLFFLIEEYIEGSSLEEYLENSLLSEDEAIGLALRLCDALAFLHGHGIIFRDLKPANLVVMASGELKLIDFDIARFFKEGKAADTIALGTPGYAAPETYGKSQSDARSDIYSLGATLHHLITGIDPQDSPFQFEAAHRVRSDISPGFGEVIQRALRLNPFERFQSAASMKKALLRLRPSSSTAPSSLEGLLAAAATWVSRIGQWGQSAVEKLNLSQMLPRLMEAVREGDIAEAKRLIEAGCPVDGCDSFQRTPLHAAIEGGDRPMVELLLNKGARLSLRSSGGLTPRDQAFLSGKPDIEKILRDRQAPLNIYDESGMMKVHKLVTEGDYRIMSLLPELGLFINTRDEQGRTPLHYAVLNNRYGLVTGLILSGATLDLQDHEGATPLHLLQSVQMLQTIRDTGVRLDSGLLEMGDHEGGTPLHHAVARGDIVLVKLLLHCGAFINCLNGKKESLLHGAIREHCSGSMVKFLIGRGINVNIKDSAGRTPLMTAIECEQWAVAEMLIDSRAFTNTDDCSGKTPLILAVEKDNAVFAEKLLRKSALARRGDHSGMTPLHYAAAHNSEDMVRLLLEFGADSRSLDDLGRTPGMLASGEVAALLGKAGSKPGEA